Proteins found in one Pirellulales bacterium genomic segment:
- a CDS encoding RimK family alpha-L-glutamate ligase, with protein MRVAVVATPGSWYVEDLRRAAGERHQVEVAPFPELAASLNAAERPALAAASRDLTVFDVFLVRTMPPASLEQVIFRMDVLGRLEAAGKVVVNPPKAIEAAVDKYLTSARLAAAGLPIPRTMVCQGRDEGVAAFEALGGDVVLKPLFGGEGRGIARLQNLDVAARAFQTLSQLGSVLYLQEFIPHEGFDVRAFLLGDRLLAMRRSNPSDWRTNVSRGAMTEKIELTDEEVDLARRSAAAVGAPLAGVDLLTARDGRRFVLEVNAAPGWKALAATLEVDVALLVLDYLETVVRGRAEA; from the coding sequence ATGCGAGTTGCCGTCGTCGCCACGCCGGGAAGTTGGTACGTCGAGGACTTGCGGCGCGCGGCGGGCGAACGTCACCAGGTCGAGGTGGCGCCGTTTCCGGAGCTTGCGGCCAGTTTGAACGCCGCGGAGCGGCCGGCGCTTGCGGCGGCGTCGCGCGATCTGACGGTGTTTGATGTTTTTCTCGTGCGGACGATGCCGCCGGCTTCGCTCGAGCAGGTGATCTTTCGCATGGACGTGCTGGGGCGTCTCGAAGCGGCGGGCAAGGTCGTGGTCAATCCGCCCAAGGCGATCGAGGCGGCCGTCGACAAATACCTGACCAGCGCGCGGCTGGCGGCGGCGGGGCTGCCGATACCACGGACGATGGTCTGCCAGGGACGCGACGAGGGGGTTGCCGCCTTCGAGGCACTGGGGGGGGACGTGGTGCTCAAACCCCTCTTTGGTGGCGAGGGACGCGGCATCGCCCGACTGCAGAATCTCGACGTCGCGGCGCGGGCATTTCAGACGCTGTCGCAGCTCGGGTCGGTATTGTATTTGCAGGAGTTCATTCCGCACGAGGGGTTCGATGTGCGGGCATTCCTGCTCGGCGATCGTCTGCTCGCCATGCGGCGCTCGAACCCGAGCGATTGGCGGACAAACGTCAGCCGAGGCGCCATGACGGAAAAGATCGAGTTGACGGATGAAGAGGTCGATCTGGCACGTCGCTCGGCGGCGGCCGTGGGAGCACCTTTGGCGGGGGTGGATCTGCTGACGGCCCGCGATGGCCGACGGTTTGTGCTCGAGGTGAATGCCGCGCCCGGGTGGAAGGCCCTGGCGGCGACGCTCGAGGTTGACGTGGCGCTTCTCGTGCTCGACTACCTGGAAACCGTTGTCAGAGGCCGCGCCGAGGCGTAG
- a CDS encoding DinB family protein — MSLKDRLRRQLEQTRAYSERLLAAFHTPEQWTHQVHERANHALWFAGHMGVTDNFFISLVDPSLAREQEDFPAKFGIGSQPTSNPADYPASGEVLTYMRDRRGTFLALLDRMSDEELARPMPAGTPDFLPDVGSVFQAAAWHEGLHVGQVTVAHRALGHDPFVLAPPKASH; from the coding sequence ATGAGCCTGAAAGACCGACTGCGCCGACAACTCGAACAGACGCGGGCCTACAGCGAGCGCCTGCTGGCCGCCTTTCACACGCCCGAGCAATGGACCCATCAGGTTCACGAGCGGGCGAATCATGCCTTGTGGTTTGCGGGGCACATGGGGGTCACCGACAACTTTTTCATCTCGCTGGTCGATCCGTCTCTCGCGCGCGAGCAGGAAGACTTCCCGGCGAAGTTCGGCATCGGCTCGCAGCCGACGTCGAATCCGGCCGACTATCCGGCGTCTGGTGAAGTGCTGACCTACATGCGCGATCGCCGGGGGACGTTCCTGGCCTTGCTCGATCGCATGAGCGACGAGGAACTCGCGCGTCCGATGCCGGCCGGCACGCCCGACTTTCTGCCGGATGTCGGCTCCGTGTTTCAGGCGGCCGCCTGGCACGAAGGGCTGCACGTCGGACAGGTGACTGTCGCCCATCGAGCGCTGGGGCACGATCCGTTTGTCCTGGCGCCTCCCAAGGCCAGCCACTGA
- a CDS encoding VWA domain-containing protein — MASARGGGLRPTGKRTGRFAANMFDYSLHFDRPIYLWLLAVVPLFWVLGRHSLAALGGARRWLALALRTAVATGLILALAGVELVRTNDRVTVMYLVDRSLSVPGERTEALIEYVNRSVREHRNVDREDRAGVIVFGADAAFEVPPLAADTNLPKNFETLVDTEATNLSDAIELARAAFPPDTSKRIVIVSDGNENIGDAWDQAQRLADSGIGIDVIPLARNATNEVAVEKVVLPTVVREGSPFDVRVVLQRSRAGEADLPVTGRLRVLRSVGDRDELLVEQPVTLQDEKHVFTFRDEAPSPDFYTYKARFVADDPQDDSLYQNNEATGFARVEGRGQVLLVEDWERPGEFAHLVERLRAADVEVTVQTSDQLFTNLAQLQRYDTVILANVARASAGNAQEVTEFSEQQIDMLVRNTQQMGAGLIMLGGPQSFGAGGWANTKLEEAMPVDFHVQNAKVVPTGALMLVLDTSGSMSGEKIELSKAAAIAAMKVLGERDLLGVVAFDSEAKTIVPMKRIDNYDHTARQISRMGAGGGTDMMPGLEMGYAAIRKAEAGVKHVIVLTDGQTNGSGFERIAADMKRAGITTTAVAVGADSASSLLNRIATAGGGKFYQVNNPSAIPKIFMREAMTVARPLVYEDANGFAARQVYPHEMLGGIEGPLPPLTGFVMTTVKEHPLVESVLRSDKPPAHTNTVLAAWQYGLGRSVAFTTDAGQRWTKQWANWSGYDKLFSQMVRWSMRPSDEEGNLSVYADVRDRQVELVVTALDEQAEYLNFLDLSGTIIGPDLASSDIRLTQTAPGRYVGKFPATKPGSYFFSIHPAGGGAAVRGGVSVPYSPEFADRESNAALLERLASIVPEGGKSGQVIPEPTDDESLEQAVGVNVFRRDLPLASSRQSAWHVLAFIVACLFFADVFNRRVMVDPSWIYGKLALVRDRVLRRERLQPAPVAMARLQARKEAIHRQMEERRAAAHFEPQEGTPAATTNVDLASEIKSTLIAPRETPKPKPTSLAPEKDQEPESYTERLLKAKRQVWKDERK; from the coding sequence ATGGCCTCCGCGCGAGGGGGCGGCCTCCGACCCACGGGAAAACGCACCGGACGCTTCGCCGCGAACATGTTCGACTACTCGCTCCATTTCGATCGGCCGATCTACCTGTGGCTGCTGGCCGTGGTGCCCCTGTTCTGGGTCCTGGGCCGGCACAGCCTTGCAGCGCTCGGCGGCGCGCGTCGCTGGCTGGCACTCGCGCTGCGCACGGCGGTCGCGACGGGGCTGATCCTGGCCCTGGCCGGCGTCGAGCTCGTCCGCACGAACGACCGCGTCACGGTCATGTACCTGGTCGATCGCAGCCTCAGCGTGCCGGGCGAACGGACCGAGGCGCTCATCGAGTACGTGAATCGCTCGGTCCGCGAGCATCGCAACGTCGACCGCGAAGATCGCGCCGGCGTGATCGTGTTTGGCGCCGACGCGGCCTTCGAGGTCCCCCCGCTGGCCGCCGACACGAATCTGCCCAAGAACTTCGAAACGCTCGTCGACACCGAGGCCACCAATCTCTCCGACGCCATCGAGCTGGCCCGCGCCGCCTTCCCCCCCGACACGTCGAAGCGCATCGTCATCGTCAGCGACGGCAACGAGAACATCGGCGACGCTTGGGACCAGGCGCAGCGCCTGGCCGATTCGGGCATCGGCATCGACGTCATTCCGCTGGCGCGAAACGCGACGAACGAGGTAGCCGTCGAGAAGGTCGTGTTGCCGACCGTGGTGCGCGAGGGATCCCCCTTCGACGTGCGCGTCGTGTTGCAGCGCTCGCGCGCCGGCGAAGCCGACCTGCCCGTGACGGGGCGTTTGCGCGTGCTGCGCTCCGTGGGAGATCGCGACGAGCTGCTCGTCGAACAGCCGGTGACGCTGCAGGACGAAAAGCACGTCTTCACCTTCCGCGACGAGGCGCCGTCCCCCGATTTCTATACCTACAAGGCCCGCTTCGTCGCCGACGATCCCCAAGACGACAGCCTCTACCAGAACAACGAGGCCACCGGCTTCGCGCGCGTCGAAGGTCGCGGCCAGGTGCTGCTGGTCGAGGACTGGGAGCGCCCCGGCGAATTCGCCCACCTGGTCGAACGGCTCCGCGCGGCCGACGTCGAGGTGACCGTGCAGACCAGCGATCAGCTCTTCACGAATCTCGCCCAACTGCAACGTTACGATACGGTCATCCTGGCCAACGTCGCCCGAGCCAGCGCCGGCAACGCCCAGGAGGTGACCGAGTTCAGCGAGCAGCAGATCGACATGCTCGTGCGCAACACGCAGCAAATGGGAGCCGGGCTGATCATGCTCGGCGGGCCGCAAAGCTTCGGCGCCGGCGGCTGGGCCAACACCAAGCTCGAAGAGGCGATGCCCGTCGACTTCCACGTGCAGAACGCCAAAGTCGTCCCCACCGGCGCGCTGATGCTCGTGCTCGATACGTCGGGCTCCATGTCGGGCGAAAAAATCGAGCTGAGCAAGGCCGCCGCCATCGCCGCCATGAAGGTGCTCGGCGAACGCGATCTGCTCGGCGTCGTGGCGTTCGATTCCGAAGCCAAGACGATCGTGCCCATGAAACGCATCGACAACTACGATCATACGGCGCGCCAGATCTCGCGGATGGGGGCCGGCGGCGGCACCGACATGATGCCCGGGCTCGAGATGGGCTATGCCGCCATTCGCAAAGCCGAAGCGGGGGTCAAGCACGTCATCGTGCTCACCGACGGACAGACGAACGGCAGTGGCTTCGAACGCATCGCCGCCGACATGAAACGCGCCGGCATCACCACCACCGCCGTCGCCGTCGGAGCTGATTCGGCCAGCAGCCTGCTCAACCGCATCGCGACCGCCGGCGGGGGCAAGTTCTACCAGGTCAACAATCCCAGCGCCATTCCCAAGATCTTCATGCGCGAGGCCATGACGGTCGCGCGGCCCCTGGTCTACGAAGATGCCAACGGCTTCGCCGCACGGCAGGTTTATCCGCACGAAATGCTGGGCGGAATCGAAGGGCCGCTGCCGCCGCTGACCGGTTTCGTGATGACGACCGTCAAGGAACATCCCCTGGTCGAGTCGGTTTTGCGATCCGACAAGCCGCCGGCGCACACCAATACCGTGCTGGCGGCGTGGCAATATGGCCTGGGGCGCAGCGTGGCCTTCACCACCGACGCGGGACAGCGCTGGACCAAGCAGTGGGCCAACTGGTCAGGGTACGACAAGCTCTTCTCGCAAATGGTCCGCTGGTCGATGCGCCCCTCGGACGAAGAGGGCAATCTATCGGTCTACGCCGACGTGCGCGATCGACAGGTCGAGCTCGTCGTAACGGCGCTCGACGAGCAGGCCGAGTATCTGAATTTTCTCGACCTGTCGGGCACGATCATCGGCCCCGACCTCGCCTCGAGCGATATTCGGCTGACGCAGACCGCGCCAGGCCGATACGTGGGTAAGTTCCCGGCGACCAAACCCGGCAGTTACTTCTTCTCGATTCATCCTGCCGGCGGTGGCGCGGCCGTGCGGGGGGGCGTCAGCGTGCCCTACTCCCCAGAATTCGCCGATCGAGAAAGCAATGCCGCGTTGCTCGAACGGCTGGCATCGATCGTGCCCGAGGGGGGCAAGTCGGGCCAGGTGATTCCAGAGCCTACGGACGACGAGTCGCTCGAACAGGCGGTGGGAGTCAACGTCTTCCGCCGCGATCTGCCGCTGGCCAGCAGCCGACAATCGGCGTGGCACGTGCTCGCCTTCATCGTGGCGTGCCTGTTCTTCGCCGACGTGTTCAACCGTCGCGTGATGGTCGATCCAAGTTGGATCTACGGGAAGCTCGCCCTCGTGCGCGATCGCGTGCTGCGCCGCGAGCGTTTACAACCTGCTCCGGTAGCCATGGCGCGCTTGCAGGCGCGCAAGGAAGCGATCCATCGCCAGATGGAGGAACGCCGCGCGGCCGCCCACTTCGAGCCGCAAGAAGGCACGCCCGCCGCGACGACGAACGTCGACCTAGCTTCAGAAATAAAGTCCACGCTGATCGCACCACGCGAAACGCCGAAGCCTAAACCCACGTCGCTGGCGCCGGAAAAAGACCAGGAGCCGGAGAGCTACACCGAACGGCTGCTCAAAGCCAAGCGTCAGGTGTGGAAGGATGAGAGGAAGTAG
- a CDS encoding NAD-dependent epimerase/dehydratase family protein: MNALVTGAGGFLGLYIVEQLVARGDRVRVICRRHSPALEKLGVEIMHADIRDRERTIAACHDVEVVYHAAAKPGIWGPWQEYFSTNVEGTRHVLEGCYAHEVPRLVYTSSPSVTFDGSDQCGVDESAPYPRRWLCHYAHTKAIAEQEVLAANGRSGVATCSLRPHLIWGPRDNHLVPRLVARARAGRLVRVGGGRNLIDTIYVENAAEAHLQAADALQPGSPVAGRAYFLSQDEPVSCWPWIDDILALAGLPPVKRSISAGAAWVVGAMMEVAYGTFRIRSEPRLTRFLAAQLSTSHYFDLTRAKTDFGYRPRVSIAEGMRRMTDDLQRWASG, from the coding sequence GTGAATGCGCTAGTCACCGGCGCCGGTGGATTTCTCGGGCTCTACATCGTCGAGCAACTCGTGGCGCGGGGGGATCGCGTGCGCGTGATCTGCCGCCGCCATTCGCCGGCGCTGGAGAAGCTCGGCGTCGAGATCATGCATGCGGACATTCGCGATCGCGAACGCACGATTGCGGCCTGTCACGATGTCGAGGTTGTTTACCATGCGGCCGCAAAGCCAGGTATCTGGGGCCCCTGGCAGGAATACTTCAGCACGAACGTCGAAGGGACGCGCCACGTGCTCGAAGGCTGCTACGCGCACGAAGTACCCCGGCTGGTCTACACGAGCAGCCCCAGCGTGACGTTCGACGGCAGCGACCAGTGCGGCGTCGACGAATCGGCGCCCTATCCGCGGCGTTGGCTGTGCCATTATGCCCACACGAAGGCCATCGCCGAGCAGGAAGTGCTGGCGGCGAATGGACGCTCGGGCGTGGCCACGTGCAGCTTGCGTCCCCACCTGATTTGGGGCCCGCGCGACAATCACCTCGTGCCGCGTCTCGTCGCGCGTGCCCGGGCAGGGAGGCTGGTTCGTGTGGGGGGGGGCAGGAATCTGATCGACACGATCTATGTCGAGAACGCGGCCGAAGCGCATTTGCAGGCTGCCGATGCGTTGCAACCTGGTTCGCCGGTTGCGGGGCGGGCCTACTTTCTGAGCCAGGATGAGCCGGTGAGCTGTTGGCCCTGGATTGACGACATTTTGGCCCTGGCCGGTCTGCCGCCGGTCAAGCGTTCGATTTCGGCCGGCGCCGCGTGGGTTGTCGGCGCGATGATGGAGGTGGCGTATGGAACGTTCCGCATCCGGAGCGAGCCCCGGCTGACCCGCTTTCTGGCGGCTCAGCTCAGCACGTCGCACTATTTCGATCTGACGCGGGCGAAGACCGACTTCGGCTACCGGCCGCGAGTTTCGATCGCAGAGGGGATGCGGCGGATGACGGACGATCTACAGCGCTGGGCGTCGGGGTAA
- a CDS encoding AMP-binding protein, whose amino-acid sequence MPDALGVVVARHGRRVQPEYARWTFRELEEDTDRIARGLVASGVQPGCRLALLVPPSYEFIALVFALFKSGAVPILIDPGMGRSNMLRCLADAHPEGFVAIPLVHAVRTLLRRRFPEAQLNVTVGRRWFWRGPTLDGIRHLGERKMPLPVVQADDPAAIIFTTGSTGPPKGVLYRHGNFGAQVDEIRDCYGIEPGEIDLACFPLFGLFNCAMGVTTVIPELDAARPASVDPVTLIRTVADLGVTQSFGSPAIWNRVGRYCRQTKSSLPTLRRVMSAGAPVSPEVLELTLESISDEGEVHTPYGATEALPVASISAREVLDDTAAATWRGAGTCVGRKYPGIEWRVIRIVDGPIGSLAEAEVLPPGEIGELIVSGPVVTREYVKPPEANERGKIYERGTVWHRMGDVGYFDDEERFWYCGRLTHRVRTAEGTLYTDPCEAIFNCHPQVFRSALVGVGPPGSQRPVIIVEPHPEHWPRRREDRARFTEELRAIAAAHGTTTSIRDFLFHSSLPVDIRHNAKIFREKLVDWAAAGIGATDRAAGASQSGRAS is encoded by the coding sequence ATGCCCGATGCGCTGGGGGTTGTCGTGGCCCGTCATGGCCGTCGGGTTCAACCCGAATACGCGCGCTGGACGTTTCGCGAGTTGGAGGAAGACACCGATCGCATCGCGCGGGGGCTCGTCGCCAGCGGCGTGCAACCGGGGTGTCGGCTGGCCTTGTTGGTGCCCCCCAGCTATGAGTTCATCGCGCTGGTCTTTGCGCTGTTCAAATCGGGGGCCGTGCCGATCCTGATCGATCCCGGCATGGGACGCAGCAACATGCTGCGCTGCCTGGCCGACGCGCATCCTGAAGGTTTCGTGGCGATACCGCTGGTGCATGCCGTGCGGACGTTGTTGCGTCGCCGTTTTCCCGAGGCGCAACTGAATGTGACCGTGGGGCGGCGTTGGTTTTGGCGCGGTCCGACGCTGGATGGGATCCGGCATCTGGGCGAGCGGAAAATGCCCCTGCCCGTGGTGCAGGCGGACGACCCGGCCGCGATCATCTTCACCACCGGCAGTACGGGTCCACCCAAGGGAGTACTCTATCGCCACGGCAACTTCGGCGCGCAGGTCGACGAGATTCGCGATTGCTACGGCATCGAGCCGGGGGAAATCGACCTCGCCTGCTTTCCACTGTTCGGACTGTTCAACTGCGCGATGGGCGTCACCACGGTGATTCCCGAGCTCGACGCGGCGCGTCCGGCTTCGGTCGATCCGGTGACGTTGATCCGCACGGTGGCCGATTTGGGGGTAACCCAGTCGTTCGGTTCGCCGGCGATCTGGAACCGCGTGGGTCGCTACTGCCGGCAGACGAAGTCGAGCCTGCCGACGCTGCGTCGGGTCATGTCGGCCGGGGCGCCGGTCTCGCCCGAGGTGCTCGAGCTGACGCTGGAATCCATCTCGGACGAGGGAGAGGTTCACACGCCGTACGGCGCTACCGAGGCGTTGCCGGTGGCGTCGATCTCGGCGCGCGAAGTGCTCGACGACACGGCCGCGGCCACGTGGCGGGGGGCCGGCACCTGCGTGGGGCGCAAGTATCCCGGCATCGAGTGGCGGGTGATTCGCATCGTCGATGGCCCCATTGGTTCGTTGGCGGAGGCCGAAGTGCTGCCGCCGGGCGAGATCGGCGAACTGATCGTCTCGGGTCCGGTGGTGACGCGCGAGTATGTGAAACCCCCCGAGGCGAACGAGCGCGGTAAGATCTACGAACGGGGCACCGTCTGGCATCGCATGGGAGATGTCGGCTACTTCGACGACGAAGAACGCTTCTGGTACTGCGGCCGTCTCACGCACCGGGTGCGCACGGCGGAGGGTACGCTCTACACGGATCCCTGCGAGGCGATTTTCAACTGCCACCCGCAGGTGTTCCGTTCGGCGCTGGTGGGGGTGGGGCCACCGGGATCGCAACGCCCGGTGATCATCGTCGAGCCACACCCCGAGCATTGGCCGCGCCGCCGCGAAGACCGGGCCCGTTTTACCGAGGAGCTACGTGCGATCGCGGCCGCACACGGCACGACGACCTCGATCCGCGATTTTCTCTTCCATTCCAGCCTGCCCGTCGATATCCGTCATAACGCCAAGATTTTCCGCGAGAAGCTCGTGGACTGGGCGGCCGCCGGAATCGGCGCCACGGATCGAGCGGCCGGCGCGTCGCAGTCAGGCCGTGCATCGTGA
- the mch gene encoding methenyltetrahydromethanopterin cyclohydrolase: MNRRVSGLVERIIQAADELRLEVHELPAGGRIVDLGVQAEGSLKAGRLLAEVCLAALGHVRFTSSTDSPATGVAVEVTTDQPVAACLASQYAGWRVSRGKYFAMGSGPMRAAAGREEIFDTLELREEVELAIGVLEAAKLPPDEVFEELAEACRVDRQSLTLLVAPTASQAGNVQIVARSVETALHKLHELKFDLSRIVSGHGTAPLPPVAADDLQGIGRTNDAILYGASVTLWVRGDDASLEEIGPRVPSSASSDHGRPFAEIFQHYEYDFYKIDPQLFSPAVIRLVNLDTGRAFRFGQHLPDVLARSFGMA, from the coding sequence CTGAACCGCCGAGTATCCGGACTGGTCGAGCGCATCATTCAAGCCGCCGACGAACTGCGACTGGAGGTTCACGAGCTTCCGGCCGGCGGCCGGATCGTCGATTTGGGCGTCCAGGCCGAGGGGAGCCTCAAGGCCGGTCGCCTCCTGGCCGAGGTCTGCCTGGCGGCGCTGGGGCACGTGCGTTTTACCTCCTCTACGGATTCGCCGGCCACGGGGGTCGCCGTCGAGGTGACCACCGATCAGCCGGTGGCCGCCTGCCTGGCGTCGCAATATGCCGGCTGGCGCGTTTCGCGGGGAAAATACTTTGCCATGGGTTCGGGACCGATGCGGGCCGCGGCCGGTCGGGAGGAGATCTTCGATACGCTCGAGCTGCGCGAAGAGGTGGAGCTGGCCATCGGGGTGCTTGAGGCTGCCAAACTTCCTCCGGATGAAGTCTTCGAGGAACTGGCCGAGGCCTGCCGCGTCGACCGGCAATCGTTGACGTTGCTGGTGGCCCCCACGGCCAGCCAGGCGGGCAATGTGCAAATCGTCGCGCGTTCGGTCGAAACGGCCCTGCACAAGCTCCACGAGTTGAAGTTTGACCTGTCGCGGATTGTCAGTGGTCACGGCACCGCGCCGCTACCGCCGGTGGCCGCCGACGATCTACAAGGCATCGGCCGGACGAACGACGCGATTCTGTATGGAGCGTCGGTGACGCTGTGGGTGCGAGGGGACGATGCTTCGCTGGAAGAGATCGGTCCGCGGGTGCCGAGCAGCGCCTCGTCCGATCATGGTCGCCCGTTCGCGGAGATCTTCCAACACTACGAGTACGACTTCTACAAGATCGATCCGCAGCTCTTCAGTCCGGCAGTGATCCGGCTGGTGAATCTCGATACAGGGCGCGCGTTTCGTTTTGGGCAACACTTGCCCGACGTGCTCGCCCGATCGTTCGGCATGGCTTGA